Proteins from a genomic interval of Papaver somniferum cultivar HN1 chromosome 4, ASM357369v1, whole genome shotgun sequence:
- the LOC113275407 gene encoding ubiquitin carboxyl-terminal hydrolase 12-like isoform X2: MGTQILELPSTMNFIWKIRNFSKLNHKVSHYSDVFSAGGAKWKARIYPKGCGEVFDHLSIYLYRVDSSSFPVNVAYTFAITDQTNPANTKTVGTREGAWGYPKFFPLSKLHDSKKGYLVNDICEIKIEITRKIPANAKKPVNVKGKGKHLPQAKSVVKSNSGYSITWFGVRIQKD, encoded by the exons ATGGGAACTCAGATACTTGAACTTCCTTCAACCATGAATTTCATTTGGAAGATCCGCAACTTTTCTAAGTTGAACCACAAAGTTTCCCACTATTCTGATGTTTTCAGTGCTGGCGGTGCTAAATG GAAGGCAAGGATTTATCCCAAGGGATGTGGGGAAGTGTTTGATCACTTATCAATTTATCTTTACCGTGTGGACTCGTCCAGTTTCCCAGTGAATGTGGCATACACTTTTGCTATTACTGATCAAACTAATCCCGCTAATACGAAGACAGTTG GTACTAGAGAAGGAGCATGGGGTTATCCTAAATTTTTCCCTCTTAGTAAACTGCATGATTCCAAGAAGGGAtatcttgtaaatgatatttGCGAGATTAAAATTGAGATAACTCGTAAAATCCCTGCAAATGCCAAGAAGCCTGTTAAtgttaaaggaaaaggaaagCACTTGCCGCAGGCCAAATCCGTTGTCAAGTCCAATTCCGGGTATTCAATCACTTGGTTTGGTGTTCGTATTCAAAAGGATTAA
- the LOC113275407 gene encoding ubiquitin carboxyl-terminal hydrolase 12-like isoform X1: MGTQILELPSTMNFIWKIRNFSKLNHKVSHYSDVFSAGGAKWKARIYPKGCGEVFDHLSIYLYRVDSSSFPVNVAYTFAITDQTNPANTKTVAGEKQFVSGTREGAWGYPKFFPLSKLHDSKKGYLVNDICEIKIEITRKIPANAKKPVNVKGKGKHLPQAKSVVKSNSGYSITWFGVRIQKD; this comes from the exons ATGGGAACTCAGATACTTGAACTTCCTTCAACCATGAATTTCATTTGGAAGATCCGCAACTTTTCTAAGTTGAACCACAAAGTTTCCCACTATTCTGATGTTTTCAGTGCTGGCGGTGCTAAATG GAAGGCAAGGATTTATCCCAAGGGATGTGGGGAAGTGTTTGATCACTTATCAATTTATCTTTACCGTGTGGACTCGTCCAGTTTCCCAGTGAATGTGGCATACACTTTTGCTATTACTGATCAAACTAATCCCGCTAATACGAAGACAGTTG CGGGTGAAAAACAATTTGTTTCAGGTACTAGAGAAGGAGCATGGGGTTATCCTAAATTTTTCCCTCTTAGTAAACTGCATGATTCCAAGAAGGGAtatcttgtaaatgatatttGCGAGATTAAAATTGAGATAACTCGTAAAATCCCTGCAAATGCCAAGAAGCCTGTTAAtgttaaaggaaaaggaaagCACTTGCCGCAGGCCAAATCCGTTGTCAAGTCCAATTCCGGGTATTCAATCACTTGGTTTGGTGTTCGTATTCAAAAGGATTAA
- the LOC113275406 gene encoding E3 ubiquitin-protein ligase RLIM-like has protein sequence MSSSVVKDKNLMIQQEEQIRYNSRRPRNQSISPSSSSSADPTPQISPLLQSTRCKPTISSIFLSTFINNNNSNGTSSSSSSNNMKDNRDNAKKKKNLSSSSSFKGFGCASTSSHQVSAPTVIRTSADWQAKKVGKKKQRKKQPNPTPLVVVPDVWCAPGIAFSAADTDASVDCVVSRRPLHQSSRGRNDNNGGGGDRVSNNNHNTHRERPCISRRTATLEQISSILDSPSDLEPSHIESKVFGARHHRHYRHGSPGGISEILMFQNSLLLEGRSSGHDRYRDLRLDVDNMTYEELLDLGESIGNVSTGLREDEITRCLRKTKHSILDALQSRFLTDMNWKCSICQEEYEADDEVGKLNCGHNYHICCIKQWLLQKNACPVCKVPVTAQY, from the exons ATGTCTTCTTCTGTGGTTAAAGATAAGAACTTAATGATTCAACAAGAAGAACAGATTAGGTATAACAGCAGAAGACCAAGAAACCAATCAATTTCaccgtcttcttcttcatcagcagaTCCAACACCACAAATCTCTCCACTTCTTCAATCCACACGTTGTAAACCAACTATTTCATCCATTTTTCTATCTACTTTTATTAATAACAACAACAGTAAtggtacttcttcttcttcttcttcaaacaatatgAAAGATAATAGGGATAAtgctaaaaagaagaagaatctttcttcttcatcttcttttaaaGGATTTGGATGTGCATCAACATCTTCACATCAAGTATCAGCTCCCACTGTTATTAGAACATCAGCAGATTGGCAAGCCAAGAAAGTTGGgaaaaagaaacagagaaagaaacaACCAAACCCAACTCCACTTGTTGTGGTTCCTGATGTTTGGTGTGCTCCTGGAATTGCTTTCTCTGCTGCTGATACTGATGCTTCTGTTGATTGTGTTGTCTCAAGAAGACCACTCCACCAGTCGTCTAGAGGAAGAAATGATAATAATGGTGGAGGAGGTGATAGGGTTTCTAATAATAATCATAATACTCACAGAGAG CGTCCTTGTATTTCGAGGAGAACTGCCACTCTTGAACAGATATCTTCAATTTTGGATTCACCATCTGACTTGGAACCATCTCACATTGAGTCTAAAGTTTTTGGAGCTAGGCATCACCGACATTACCGACATGGTTCTCCTGGAGGAATCTCAGAG ATACTAATGTTCCAAAATAGCCTGTTGCTGGAAGGAAGATCTAGTGGACATGATCGATACAGGGATTTACGGCTCGATGTGGATAACATGACATATGAG gAATTGCTCGACCTTGGAGAAAGCATTGGTAATGTAAGCACTGGATTGAGAGAGGATGAAATAACTCGCTGTCTCAGGAAAACAAAGCATTCTATCTTAGATGCTTTACAATCTCGCTTTCTCACCGACATGAACTGGAAATGTAGTATTTGTCAA GAAGAATATGAAGCAGATGATGAAGTGGGTAAGCTCAATTGCGGCCATAACTATCATATATGCTGTATAAAACAATGGCTTCTTCAGAAAAATGCTTGCCCTGTTTGCAAGGTCCCTGTAACGGCTCAATACTAG